The following are from one region of the Paenibacillus sp. JZ16 genome:
- a CDS encoding ABC transporter permease, producing MTIFNFALIRSVRSLPNLILLLGLPAAVVVLPVGGWHGLPLGYHFYGILLLFAASKLVHMIMEDRKNKILTRIGVAPVTHFKYLSQNLLAFALLLVGQSAVITCSAWLMHADVFGSLIQLFSILSMFSVTAISFSLAWSSMFRQPESSTAVMLGIILIMAVLGGTLFPIQAMPASLQKIAMVSPTYWFHEGIMLAKNGGLFAEQLTPLGILLLFAIAFMLIGSRKKLA from the coding sequence TTGACGATATTTAACTTCGCGCTCATTCGGAGCGTCCGCAGCTTGCCCAATCTTATCTTGCTGTTAGGCCTTCCCGCAGCCGTCGTTGTCCTCCCGGTGGGCGGTTGGCATGGCTTACCGCTAGGGTATCACTTCTACGGAATCCTGCTGTTATTCGCTGCCTCCAAACTCGTTCATATGATCATGGAGGATCGGAAGAATAAAATTCTGACCCGAATCGGCGTTGCACCTGTGACCCACTTCAAGTATTTATCGCAGAATCTGCTCGCTTTCGCTCTGCTGCTTGTAGGACAAAGTGCCGTGATCACGTGCAGCGCCTGGTTGATGCATGCCGATGTTTTTGGCAGTCTGATTCAACTCTTCAGCATTTTGAGTATGTTCTCGGTCACCGCGATTAGCTTCTCTCTCGCTTGGTCTTCCATGTTCCGCCAGCCTGAATCTTCTACAGCCGTTATGCTGGGAATCATCTTGATCATGGCGGTGCTCGGAGGAACCTTATTTCCCATTCAGGCTATGCCTGCATCCCTGCAGAAAATCGCCATGGTATCCCCTACCTATTGGTTCCATGAGGGAATCATGCTTGCTAAGAACGGAGGCTTGTTCGCGGAACAGCTCACTCCGCTCGGGATCCTGCTGTTGTTTGCGATCGCTTTTATGCTGATTGGCAGCCGAAAGAAACTGGCTTGA
- a CDS encoding sensor histidine kinase: protein MRSYTDSWSPSIAVVIWRILALLLLAALWFMGDAGTEGFILVFALAILALARWRFPLPSWTTLVDQLLCISIIPFWPEAGFGLALPLFETMLAGTPLFSLPILAVLVICYVDPDLPLLLMLVQASFAGWIVLCWSKQTHQYRLEADQERRDRYELEILKGELLMANVQTAQLAELRERHRISQKLHDEVGHELTAALLAFQAFETLWRENDPQAEDMFAQAQMRLSSSALELRETVHNMQPVQATGIRSLEGICRNFKAMPVQLQIYGDTSRIAAHLWVILNASLKEALTNAVRHSKAKHVEVSLDVNEHIVRLSVQNDGVLDSSSLPGTGLRNLRQRAQAAGGSISINTSGGFQLVCVLPMGKGGIR, encoded by the coding sequence ATGAGAAGCTATACCGATTCGTGGTCCCCGAGCATAGCCGTCGTGATTTGGAGAATACTTGCCCTGCTGCTTCTGGCCGCTCTTTGGTTTATGGGAGATGCCGGGACCGAAGGATTCATCCTGGTCTTCGCCTTAGCGATCCTGGCGTTAGCCCGATGGCGGTTTCCCCTTCCTTCATGGACAACACTGGTCGACCAGCTTCTATGCATATCCATCATTCCATTCTGGCCGGAGGCCGGCTTCGGACTGGCTCTGCCGCTATTTGAAACCATGCTTGCCGGTACACCGCTATTTTCCCTGCCCATCCTGGCAGTGCTTGTCATCTGCTATGTCGATCCGGACCTCCCGCTTCTTCTCATGCTCGTTCAAGCTTCATTTGCGGGATGGATCGTTTTATGTTGGTCCAAACAAACCCATCAGTATCGATTGGAGGCAGATCAGGAGCGTCGCGATCGCTACGAACTGGAAATATTGAAGGGTGAGCTGCTTATGGCCAATGTGCAAACGGCTCAGCTTGCAGAGCTCAGAGAGCGTCATCGAATCTCCCAGAAGCTGCACGATGAGGTTGGCCATGAATTAACAGCCGCGTTGTTAGCCTTTCAAGCTTTTGAAACATTATGGAGGGAGAATGACCCGCAAGCGGAAGATATGTTTGCCCAAGCCCAGATGCGTTTGTCGAGCAGCGCCCTGGAGCTGCGGGAAACGGTCCATAATATGCAGCCTGTCCAAGCGACCGGCATTCGGAGCCTGGAGGGGATCTGCCGTAATTTCAAAGCGATGCCTGTCCAGCTGCAAATTTATGGAGATACATCTCGTATAGCCGCCCATCTGTGGGTCATCCTGAATGCTAGTCTCAAGGAAGCCTTGACCAATGCGGTGCGTCATTCCAAAGCCAAACACGTTGAAGTATCGTTGGACGTCAATGAACATATCGTGCGGTTAAGCGTCCAAAATGACGGCGTTTTGGATTCCTCCTCGCTGCCTGGAACCGGACTCCGCAACCTAAGGCAAAGAGCCCAGGCGGCAGG
- a CDS encoding ABC transporter permease yields MLVFRMTYFSLLRLIREPIGQLLLVGLPLVVITVLGVVIGPYEGMKGVPPLDLTVVTTIMGVQFFGGTYLMSYLDIDLLKTRKWRIYSLPINVAVYSSSLILACTLFSTLQGLVLVLFTTWVFGIAWGSLGWVLLVFIIYSLFAQSVHLLLTLSIHNVKLAERVSEVLGIGFIILTGLMFPLPDHRFFEFMSSYGNPVSLGKMAILEMFIDGGQGKAYLSILLLLALTVICMMISAWLGRRKLA; encoded by the coding sequence ATGCTTGTGTTCAGAATGACGTACTTCTCCTTGCTTCGCCTGATACGAGAACCCATCGGGCAGCTGCTTCTTGTGGGCCTGCCGCTGGTCGTCATTACCGTGCTGGGTGTCGTTATTGGACCCTATGAAGGCATGAAGGGTGTTCCTCCGCTGGACTTGACGGTCGTTACGACCATTATGGGCGTTCAGTTTTTTGGCGGCACGTATTTGATGAGTTATTTGGATATCGATTTACTTAAAACCCGCAAATGGAGAATCTATTCGCTCCCTATTAACGTAGCGGTTTATTCAAGCTCTCTTATTCTTGCCTGCACACTCTTCAGTACTTTGCAAGGATTGGTCTTGGTGCTATTCACAACTTGGGTGTTCGGGATCGCGTGGGGATCGCTTGGCTGGGTATTGCTGGTATTTATTATTTATTCCTTATTTGCACAGTCCGTACATCTGCTGCTGACATTATCCATCCATAACGTAAAATTGGCTGAAAGAGTATCTGAAGTCCTCGGAATCGGCTTCATCATCTTGACCGGACTCATGTTTCCTCTTCCAGATCATCGTTTCTTTGAGTTCATGTCGTCTTATGGGAATCCGGTATCCCTCGGAAAGATGGCCATCCTAGAGATGTTTATCGATGGCGGGCAAGGGAAAGCGTACCTTAGCATCTTATTGCTGTTAGCCTTAACCGTGATATGCATGATGATCAGCGCATGGCTTGGGAGGAGGAAGCTCGCTTGA